Proteins encoded by one window of Cyclobacteriaceae bacterium:
- a CDS encoding MarR family transcriptional regulator, which translates to MKIEDEIKQQKFINPHQKAVINLLFTSNWLVNQQQHYFKSFGITGQQFNVLRILKGQHPNSISAKEIKSRMLDKNSDMSRMLDRLSAKNLIVKKSCPKDKRASDVNITEAGLELLKKMQQQEVDRFLNLSDKEAEQLSNLLDKSRG; encoded by the coding sequence ATGAAGATTGAAGACGAAATAAAGCAGCAAAAATTTATTAATCCGCATCAAAAGGCGGTAATCAATTTATTGTTTACCTCTAACTGGCTGGTAAACCAACAGCAGCACTACTTCAAGTCTTTTGGTATTACGGGGCAGCAATTTAATGTACTGCGTATTTTAAAGGGGCAACATCCCAACAGCATTTCGGCTAAAGAAATCAAATCGAGAATGCTGGATAAAAATTCTGACATGTCACGCATGCTTGACAGGCTCAGTGCGAAAAATCTGATTGTAAAGAAATCATGCCCGAAAGATAAGCGCGCCAGCGATGTAAACATCACGGAAGCTGGCCTTGAATTACTCAAAAAAATGCAACAGCAGGAAGTCGATCGCTTCCTCAATTTATCCGATAAAGAAGCGGAACAGCTGAGTAACTTGCTAGATAAAAGTCGGGGCTGA
- a CDS encoding HigA family addiction module antitoxin, translating into MNFSLQHSPPHPGEILQDLYLEPLGLSVTKAAEHLHIARPNLSAIVNGRAGISPEMALKLSLAFDTTPQYWLNLQSSFDLWSASRSKRNLTRDIKLLIPRRKTALRKVKTQ; encoded by the coding sequence ATGAATTTTAGTTTGCAACATTCTCCTCCTCATCCCGGTGAAATTTTGCAGGACCTATATCTGGAACCATTAGGGCTGTCTGTTACTAAGGCTGCAGAGCATTTGCATATTGCAAGGCCTAATCTCTCGGCTATCGTCAATGGTAGGGCCGGCATTTCTCCTGAAATGGCCTTGAAGCTATCGCTTGCGTTTGACACTACCCCGCAGTATTGGTTGAACCTTCAAAGCAGTTTTGATCTATGGTCTGCCTCTCGATCGAAAAGAAATCTTACGAGGGATATTAAATTATTAATTCCACGAAGGAAAACCGCTTTGAGAAAAGTTAAAACTCAATGA
- a CDS encoding M1 family metallopeptidase yields MRLRILLFSFVAVSFVATAQNNKYGLYMPIEFQNAYEAGTRKADGSVSPTYWQNRSDYKIKATIDPKTRMLYGQAIITYFNNSPDTIRNPTFHTYHDYYKPGSKKAGFFASGSPADANHEGVVIEKLAVNGEVVDIKNREVVRHNGTNYTVRLSKPLAPKSAMQFEINWKYKVPGEGFERSGAIDSTSMFIAYWYPEMAVLDDIDLWDRVVYDAATEFYHDYSDYEVEITAPDNFTVWASVAPNNESEVYSQTVRERLAKAKASIEPVNIIGESDFKKSSSKNITWKYTAKNFPDFSFALSDHFVWDARSYKDKMGDYFIQVAYPANHKEFGAVLKAMEESLKVFHTEFPVYEFPYHYFTIFNGLQGGGMEFPGMANDQEMSGAMIEQWTGKKVSDVDAQLGLTLHEMCHMYFPFMMGINEKKYAWMDEGFASFSEYFIEPLFPAGNWDQPYLGSQSVLPIMVPSHVHEGSGLNSYTVGSYSYYSLYKLLGKDVFTKCLHTYMNEWKFKHPTPYDFMFTFNRVSGQNLNWFWNKWYFDWGYMDMGIAGVKDNVVTLQNLGGRPIAFSMDITFTDDSKVTEEVNPSVWKNAATYAHKVNAGKKKIKSVSLVIPTNGDANGQNNVWSAPK; encoded by the coding sequence ATGCGTTTGAGAATATTACTCTTTTCTTTCGTGGCTGTCAGCTTTGTAGCAACAGCACAAAACAACAAATACGGTCTGTATATGCCTATTGAATTTCAAAATGCATATGAGGCCGGTACCCGTAAAGCAGACGGTTCGGTTTCACCAACCTACTGGCAAAACCGTTCCGATTACAAAATCAAAGCCACCATTGACCCGAAGACGAGAATGTTGTACGGTCAGGCTATCATCACGTATTTCAACAACTCGCCTGACACCATTCGCAACCCAACGTTTCACACCTATCACGATTATTACAAACCCGGCTCCAAGAAGGCAGGTTTCTTTGCTTCCGGTAGCCCGGCTGATGCCAACCATGAAGGTGTGGTGATTGAGAAGCTGGCGGTGAACGGAGAAGTGGTAGACATTAAAAATCGTGAAGTGGTTCGGCATAACGGTACCAATTATACCGTTCGTCTCAGCAAACCGTTGGCACCAAAGTCGGCTATGCAATTTGAAATTAACTGGAAGTACAAAGTACCCGGTGAAGGTTTTGAGCGCAGTGGCGCCATCGACAGCACCTCCATGTTCATTGCCTACTGGTATCCGGAAATGGCCGTGTTGGATGATATTGATCTGTGGGATCGTGTGGTGTATGATGCGGCAACCGAGTTTTACCACGATTATTCTGATTATGAAGTAGAGATAACTGCTCCGGATAATTTTACGGTATGGGCATCAGTGGCGCCAAACAATGAAAGCGAAGTGTATTCACAAACTGTTCGTGAAAGACTGGCCAAAGCAAAAGCCAGCATTGAGCCGGTGAATATTATCGGTGAATCTGATTTCAAAAAATCTTCCTCAAAAAATATTACCTGGAAATACACTGCCAAAAATTTTCCTGATTTTTCTTTTGCCTTAAGCGACCACTTTGTTTGGGATGCACGCTCTTACAAAGACAAAATGGGAGATTACTTCATTCAGGTTGCCTATCCGGCCAATCATAAGGAGTTTGGTGCGGTGTTAAAAGCTATGGAAGAGTCGCTGAAAGTTTTCCATACAGAATTTCCGGTTTACGAATTTCCATACCATTACTTCACCATCTTCAATGGTTTGCAAGGAGGAGGTATGGAGTTTCCGGGCATGGCCAACGACCAGGAAATGTCGGGTGCCATGATTGAACAATGGACGGGTAAAAAAGTAAGCGATGTGGATGCACAACTTGGCCTGACGTTACACGAAATGTGTCATATGTATTTTCCGTTTATGATGGGAATAAACGAAAAGAAGTATGCTTGGATGGATGAAGGCTTTGCTTCCTTTTCAGAATATTTTATTGAGCCGCTGTTTCCTGCAGGAAATTGGGATCAACCATACCTGGGTTCACAAAGTGTTCTGCCCATCATGGTGCCCAGCCATGTTCATGAAGGAAGCGGACTAAATTCGTATACGGTGGGTTCATACTCGTATTACAGTTTATACAAACTGTTGGGTAAAGATGTCTTCACGAAATGCTTGCATACGTATATGAATGAGTGGAAGTTTAAACATCCAACGCCTTATGATTTCATGTTCACCTTTAATCGTGTGTCGGGTCAAAACCTGAACTGGTTCTGGAATAAGTGGTATTTCGATTGGGGTTATATGGATATGGGCATTGCCGGAGTGAAAGACAATGTGGTAACGTTGCAAAATTTAGGCGGCAGACCCATAGCCTTTAGTATGGACATTACGTTTACAGATGACTCAAAAGTTACGGAAGAGGTTAATCCATCTGTGTGGAAAAATGCAGCTACCTATGCGCACAAGGTTAATGCGGGTAAGAAGAAGATTAAATCCGTTTCATTGGTTATCCCTACCAATGGCGATGCCAATGGACAGAACAATGTTTGGTCGGCACCAAAGTAA
- a CDS encoding ferredoxin--NADP reductase → MAFGFFKKSEKKETPATNSGSRYHELKVKEIIRETKDAITIVFQQSQPKITYKSGQFLTLIIPIQGKEVRRAYSLCSSPFVDEDLAVTVKRVDNGLMSNWLPDNLKAGDVLKIMEPMGQFTTEFDKTRKRHLIMFAGGSGITPMMSIIKSLLTQEPESIVSLIYCNRDIDSIIFKDELAKWETNYQGRLHVIHVLDNAPMNWQGLSGLLNPEMLKKLFERIPDWGIDKTTYLMCGPEGMMKNVDTLLAQHNIPKEKIFKESFVQGTIDKEKKQEAAPAVEEKKAREVTIRYDGNEYKVMVEPNRTILETALDQGIDLPFSCQSGLCTACRGKALSGKVKLDEEEGLSQSERDEGYVLTCVGHPLTDDVVIEIG, encoded by the coding sequence ATGGCTTTTGGTTTTTTTAAAAAGAGTGAGAAGAAGGAAACCCCTGCTACAAACAGTGGGTCACGGTATCATGAATTAAAGGTGAAGGAGATTATCCGGGAAACGAAGGATGCCATCACCATTGTGTTTCAGCAGTCTCAACCTAAAATCACTTATAAATCCGGTCAGTTTTTAACGCTTATTATACCCATTCAGGGCAAAGAGGTGCGCAGGGCATATTCCTTATGTTCATCGCCTTTTGTAGATGAAGATTTGGCGGTAACCGTAAAGCGGGTGGATAACGGGCTGATGTCGAACTGGCTGCCGGATAACCTGAAAGCGGGTGATGTGCTGAAGATCATGGAGCCCATGGGGCAGTTCACCACTGAATTTGATAAAACGCGCAAGCGCCACCTCATCATGTTTGCGGGCGGATCAGGTATTACGCCCATGATGTCAATTATAAAAAGCCTGCTTACGCAGGAACCGGAAAGCATCGTATCGTTGATTTACTGCAACCGCGACATCGATAGCATTATTTTCAAGGATGAACTGGCGAAGTGGGAGACGAACTACCAGGGTCGGTTACACGTGATTCATGTGCTCGACAATGCACCGATGAACTGGCAAGGTCTGTCCGGATTGTTGAATCCGGAGATGCTGAAGAAATTATTTGAACGCATCCCTGATTGGGGCATCGATAAAACCACATACCTCATGTGCGGACCTGAAGGCATGATGAAGAATGTGGATACGCTGTTGGCACAACATAACATACCAAAGGAAAAAATCTTTAAAGAGAGTTTTGTTCAAGGAACAATTGACAAAGAAAAGAAACAGGAAGCAGCACCTGCTGTAGAAGAGAAGAAAGCACGCGAAGTAACCATTCGTTACGATGGTAATGAGTATAAGGTTATGGTAGAACCCAACCGTACCATTTTAGAAACTGCTTTGGATCAAGGCATTGATCTTCCGTTCTCGTGCCAAAGTGGGTTGTGTACCGCTTGCCGCGGAAAAGCGCTGAGTGGCAAAGTAAAACTGGATGAAGAAGAAGGGCTGTCGCAATCGGAACGCGATGAAGGGTATGTGTTGACGTGTGTGGGGCATCCGCTTACGGATGATGTGGTGATTGAGATTGGGTAA
- a CDS encoding YceI family protein, whose amino-acid sequence MKKISVLMLGLLISGSMLAQSTWTIDKVHSKIGFSVSHMVVSETEGSFKDYTGSVVSKTDDFSGAEVSFTAKVASIDTENERRDGHLKSADFFDAEKFPEISFKGNLVKEGNKYKLKGDFTMKGVTKKVEFDVTYGGKIDTGRGEKAGFKVLGSINRQDYGVNWANKLASGEMVVGDEVSLNIKIELDKQPNS is encoded by the coding sequence ATGAAAAAGATTTCTGTTTTAATGTTGGGGCTGCTTATTAGCGGCAGCATGTTGGCTCAAAGTACCTGGACGATCGATAAGGTACACTCTAAAATCGGTTTCAGCGTATCACACATGGTGGTATCTGAAACAGAAGGTTCTTTTAAAGATTACACCGGATCAGTAGTTTCCAAAACTGATGATTTCAGCGGTGCTGAAGTTTCCTTCACAGCAAAGGTTGCTTCTATCGATACTGAAAATGAAAGACGCGATGGTCACCTGAAATCTGCTGATTTTTTTGATGCTGAAAAATTCCCTGAAATCAGTTTCAAAGGAAACCTGGTAAAGGAGGGTAACAAATACAAGTTGAAGGGTGATTTCACCATGAAAGGTGTTACCAAGAAAGTTGAATTTGATGTTACCTATGGTGGTAAAATCGATACCGGCCGTGGCGAAAAAGCCGGCTTTAAAGTATTAGGTTCAATCAACCGTCAGGACTATGGCGTAAACTGGGCCAACAAACTGGCCAGTGGTGAAATGGTAGTAGGTGACGAAGTAAGTTTGAATATTAAGATTGAATTGGACAAGCAGCCAAATAGCTAA
- a CDS encoding methyltransferase, whose product MKRVKPDQFHFKKFSVTHKRSSMKVGTDGVLLGAWVDVTNAQTILDIGTGTGVIALMLAQRTPSYVQVDAVELNPDACVDAQENFSQAPWNDRLHLYTQAIQTFSPEKTYDLIVSNPPYFINSYKPTDLHRTTARHTEQLSFEELLSAVLRLLNASGRFAVVLPVTEGKAFEKLALDRALHCIRKWSFRTRNNKPVERLLMEFSRESRPCETGEILLYESGEIWSDEYQNLMKDFYLKA is encoded by the coding sequence ATGAAGCGCGTAAAACCCGATCAGTTTCACTTTAAAAAATTCTCCGTTACCCATAAGCGGAGCAGCATGAAGGTGGGCACCGATGGTGTTTTGCTGGGTGCATGGGTTGACGTAACCAACGCTCAAACAATCCTAGATATTGGAACGGGCACTGGCGTGATCGCCTTGATGCTTGCACAGCGAACACCTTCATACGTACAGGTTGATGCTGTTGAACTTAACCCTGATGCTTGTGTTGACGCTCAGGAAAACTTTTCTCAAGCTCCGTGGAATGATCGTCTGCATCTTTATACGCAGGCTATTCAGACTTTCTCTCCAGAAAAAACATACGATCTCATTGTTTCCAATCCTCCCTACTTCATCAACAGCTACAAACCAACCGATTTACACCGCACCACCGCACGACATACCGAACAACTCAGCTTTGAAGAATTGCTATCGGCTGTGCTACGCTTATTAAATGCAAGCGGTCGGTTTGCCGTGGTGCTTCCTGTAACGGAGGGCAAGGCTTTTGAAAAGCTGGCGCTGGACAGGGCCTTACACTGCATTCGAAAATGGAGTTTCCGCACCCGAAACAACAAACCGGTTGAGCGTCTATTAATGGAATTTTCACGAGAAAGCCGGCCATGCGAAACCGGAGAAATTCTGTTGTACGAATCGGGAGAAATTTGGTCTGATGAGTACCAAAACCTGATGAAAGACTTCTACCTGAAAGCCTAG
- a CDS encoding M3 family oligoendopeptidase, with translation MVAAEKLERPIRKFLPETFTVTGWDQLKPYFDRLLEREITSIDGLKDWLRDRSELESVISEDFAWRYINMTRFTENETYSKAYQDFVENIQPKMAPVSDQLNRKATSSEFLDVLANETGYDIMIRNLKKDIEIFREENIPLFTEISLEQQKYNTIAGAMMVELDGKELTLQQASVKLMSVNREERERVYHKISSRRLQDKQVLDELFTKLIDLRHRVAVNAGFKNFRDYMFTAMGRFDYTPQDCFDFHESVAAEVVPIQNALVVERKKLLSVDPLKPWDKAVDPEGKDPLKAFENGKDLTDKTIECFRRIDPYLGQCLSIMNAMGHLDLESRKGKAPGGYNYPLAEIGVPFIFMNATSTLRDMVTIMHEGGHAVHNFLTRDLTLNDFKSTPSEVAELASMSMELISMDAWDIFFTNEDDLKRAKREHLEDILETLPWVATIDKFQHWIYEHPNHSLEERRENWNAIVNQFSDIVTDWKGQEEAKDYLWQKQLHLYEVPFYYIEYGMAQLGAVAIWRNYKQDKQQGLQGYLNALKLGYMKSIPEVYAAANIRFDFSRAYISELMAFVKKELNELK, from the coding sequence ATGGTAGCAGCAGAGAAGTTAGAACGCCCAATCCGAAAATTTTTACCGGAAACGTTTACCGTTACCGGGTGGGATCAATTGAAGCCTTATTTCGATAGGCTTCTGGAAAGGGAAATTACTTCCATTGATGGCCTGAAAGACTGGTTGCGTGATCGCAGCGAACTGGAAAGTGTAATCAGTGAAGATTTTGCCTGGCGCTACATCAACATGACCCGCTTTACCGAAAACGAAACCTATAGCAAAGCCTATCAGGATTTTGTTGAAAACATCCAACCTAAAATGGCCCCGGTATCCGATCAGTTAAACCGCAAAGCTACATCCAGTGAATTCCTTGATGTGCTGGCCAATGAAACCGGCTATGATATCATGATCCGGAACCTGAAGAAGGATATTGAAATTTTCAGGGAAGAAAATATTCCGTTGTTTACTGAAATCAGTCTGGAGCAGCAAAAGTACAACACCATTGCAGGCGCCATGATGGTGGAACTGGATGGAAAAGAGCTGACACTTCAACAGGCATCGGTAAAACTCATGTCGGTTAACCGGGAGGAACGCGAGCGGGTATATCATAAAATTTCCAGCCGAAGATTGCAGGATAAGCAAGTGCTGGATGAATTGTTCACGAAGTTGATTGATCTTCGGCATCGGGTGGCTGTGAATGCTGGTTTTAAAAACTTCCGCGATTATATGTTTACAGCGATGGGCCGTTTTGATTATACCCCACAAGATTGTTTCGATTTTCATGAGTCGGTGGCTGCGGAAGTTGTACCCATTCAGAATGCACTCGTTGTTGAGCGTAAAAAATTGCTGAGTGTTGATCCGCTAAAGCCGTGGGACAAGGCCGTTGATCCGGAAGGGAAAGATCCGCTTAAAGCGTTTGAAAATGGCAAAGACCTGACAGATAAAACAATTGAATGCTTTCGCAGAATTGATCCGTATCTCGGTCAATGTTTGAGCATCATGAACGCCATGGGGCATCTTGATCTGGAATCACGCAAAGGGAAAGCTCCGGGTGGTTATAACTATCCGCTGGCAGAAATTGGCGTGCCGTTTATTTTTATGAATGCCACATCAACCTTGCGCGACATGGTTACCATTATGCATGAAGGTGGGCATGCGGTGCATAATTTCTTAACGCGTGATCTTACGCTCAATGATTTTAAATCAACACCTTCGGAAGTGGCTGAACTGGCTTCCATGTCGATGGAATTGATTTCGATGGATGCCTGGGATATTTTCTTCACGAATGAAGATGACCTCAAGCGTGCCAAGCGCGAACATCTGGAGGATATTCTGGAAACGTTGCCGTGGGTAGCCACCATTGATAAATTCCAACATTGGATTTATGAGCATCCGAATCATTCGTTGGAGGAGCGTAGGGAGAACTGGAATGCCATCGTAAATCAATTCAGTGATATCGTTACCGATTGGAAAGGGCAGGAGGAGGCAAAGGATTACCTGTGGCAGAAGCAACTTCATTTATACGAAGTGCCCTTCTATTACATTGAATATGGTATGGCGCAATTAGGGGCTGTTGCCATCTGGCGAAATTACAAACAGGATAAGCAGCAAGGATTACAGGGCTACCTCAACGCCTTGAAGTTGGGTTATATGAAATCCATCCCGGAAGTATATGCAGCAGCGAATATACGATTTGATTTCAGTCGTGCGTACATCAGTGAACTGATGGCGTTTGTAAAGAAAGAGCTGAATGAATTGAAGTAG
- a CDS encoding DUF5916 domain-containing protein, producing MRLLTILFTCFVVAATAQNKPGTELPIRKAQGLITLDGKLDEPDWQRAAVAKDFYLNFPVDTAFAPFQTEARLMFDDHNFYLSFVCYDDQTPDIVQSLRRDFDYDNNDNVGFTLGPYNDRINGFFFVITPRGVQMEGTVSGGGASGDNFSATWDNKWYSHVEKYEDRWIAEIAIPFKSFRFKSNLREWNINFIRWDRKRNLSSTWVAVPIQFDSGSFGYSGQLVWEDPSPAATTNISIIPYVAGLSSVDRQVSPRKRTSDLNAGFDAKIGVTPSLNLDLTVNPDFSQVEVDQQVINLTRFEFRFPERRQFFLENSDLFDQAGYPSARPFFSRRVGLTRDTSNNIQQVPILYGARLSGSINKEWRVSALNMLTQEKEELGLPNQLYTVATVQRNFWKQSNISVTYVEKQSLGVSRFDSLKYFNEELWQPKVNNNDTTWVLNDYNRVLTTDLELLSSDNRWYGSFYYSASFDPHLEGKNQSGFGFINYRSRNFQAMYGEAFIQENYNAEAGFVPTRGVYPGFQNSFTNIEGIFYPDSKHIVRMGPSLNAEISRIPGGSVTDKSLSLGYGFNFRNTSELEFSYFLTYQKLTNTFNPIDGEKYTSFLEGEDYTWAGVGIGYRSDQRKIFNFSTGINYGGFYNGNLLNVNGSLNYRYQPIGSVAIRYDYNAIDLPDNYGKEKLFLIGPRIDLTFTDKIFLTTFIQYNNLADNINLNARFQWRYKPASDFFVVYTENYLPQHLASKNRALVFKLTYWFNL from the coding sequence ATGAGACTCCTGACCATCCTCTTTACGTGTTTCGTAGTTGCCGCCACTGCCCAAAACAAACCAGGTACGGAGTTGCCCATTCGGAAAGCGCAGGGTTTAATAACACTGGATGGAAAGCTTGATGAGCCCGACTGGCAGCGAGCAGCTGTGGCTAAGGATTTTTACCTCAACTTTCCAGTGGATACAGCCTTTGCGCCTTTTCAAACGGAAGCACGCCTTATGTTTGATGACCATAACTTTTACCTATCGTTTGTGTGTTACGATGATCAAACACCCGACATCGTTCAATCTTTGAGACGTGATTTCGACTATGACAATAACGATAATGTTGGCTTCACCCTTGGACCGTATAACGATCGCATCAATGGATTCTTTTTTGTCATCACGCCACGTGGTGTGCAGATGGAAGGAACCGTTTCAGGGGGTGGTGCAAGTGGTGATAATTTCAGTGCCACATGGGACAACAAGTGGTATAGCCACGTAGAGAAATATGAAGATCGGTGGATTGCGGAGATCGCCATACCCTTTAAAAGTTTTCGCTTTAAAAGCAATTTGAGGGAGTGGAACATCAACTTCATCCGGTGGGATAGAAAAAGAAATTTATCCAGCACCTGGGTTGCTGTACCGATTCAGTTTGATTCCGGTTCGTTTGGGTATTCGGGACAATTGGTGTGGGAAGATCCTTCACCGGCAGCCACCACAAACATTTCCATCATTCCGTATGTAGCCGGACTTTCATCAGTCGACCGGCAGGTTTCTCCGCGTAAGCGAACAAGCGATTTGAATGCAGGCTTTGATGCCAAGATTGGTGTAACGCCTTCACTTAACCTTGACCTTACGGTTAATCCTGATTTCTCCCAGGTAGAAGTCGATCAGCAAGTGATTAACCTGACGCGTTTTGAATTTCGGTTTCCGGAGCGGAGGCAATTTTTTTTGGAGAACAGCGATTTGTTCGATCAGGCTGGCTACCCAAGTGCACGTCCGTTCTTTAGCAGAAGGGTTGGGCTAACGCGTGATACTTCCAATAACATCCAGCAGGTCCCGATTTTGTATGGCGCAAGGCTTAGTGGTTCAATTAATAAGGAGTGGCGCGTGAGCGCACTCAATATGCTTACGCAGGAAAAGGAAGAACTCGGCCTACCGAATCAGTTGTATACCGTGGCCACGGTTCAACGAAATTTCTGGAAGCAATCGAATATATCGGTTACGTATGTGGAGAAACAATCGCTTGGTGTTTCGCGATTTGATAGTCTCAAATATTTCAATGAGGAATTATGGCAGCCAAAAGTTAACAATAATGACACCACGTGGGTGCTGAACGATTATAACCGTGTGCTTACCACCGACCTTGAACTGCTCAGTTCCGACAACCGGTGGTATGGAAGTTTTTATTACAGCGCTTCATTCGATCCACACCTGGAGGGAAAGAATCAATCAGGTTTTGGTTTTATCAATTACAGGAGCAGAAATTTTCAGGCGATGTACGGGGAAGCATTTATTCAGGAAAACTATAATGCTGAGGCTGGCTTTGTACCTACTCGCGGTGTTTACCCCGGCTTTCAAAATTCCTTTACGAATATTGAGGGTATTTTCTATCCGGACAGCAAACACATTGTGCGCATGGGTCCAAGTTTGAATGCTGAAATCTCGCGCATCCCGGGAGGCAGTGTTACCGATAAAAGTTTGTCGTTGGGGTATGGTTTTAATTTCCGAAATACATCCGAACTTGAATTCAGTTATTTTCTCACGTACCAGAAACTCACCAATACGTTTAATCCGATTGACGGGGAGAAGTATACATCCTTTCTGGAAGGAGAAGACTATACGTGGGCGGGCGTTGGTATTGGGTACCGTTCAGACCAGCGCAAGATTTTTAACTTTTCCACCGGTATTAATTATGGCGGATTCTATAACGGTAACTTACTTAATGTAAATGGTTCACTGAACTACCGGTATCAACCTATTGGCAGCGTGGCCATCCGCTACGATTACAACGCCATTGATCTGCCCGATAATTACGGAAAGGAAAAATTATTTCTGATCGGGCCGCGCATTGACCTTACGTTTACCGATAAAATCTTCCTCACTACCTTTATCCAATACAACAACCTGGCGGATAATATCAATTTGAACGCCCGTTTTCAGTGGCGGTATAAACCAGCCTCCGATTTTTTTGTTGTATACACGGAGAACTACCTGCCCCAACATTTAGCCAGTAAAAACCGGGCGTTGGTGTTTAAGTTAACCTATTGGTTTAATCTTTAG
- a CDS encoding type II toxin-antitoxin system RelE/ParE family toxin, protein MVKNFIHKGLKELFEKGNSKRLPQERVKKLKQMLAVLNSATTVRDFDLPGARLHQLKQPPLRGFWSLDVTGNYRLVFRFENGDVYDLDFIDTH, encoded by the coding sequence ATGGTGAAGAACTTTATACATAAAGGGCTCAAGGAGCTCTTTGAAAAAGGTAATTCTAAGAGATTGCCTCAGGAACGAGTAAAGAAACTTAAACAAATGTTAGCAGTTTTGAATAGTGCTACTACGGTTCGGGATTTTGATCTTCCGGGTGCACGGTTGCATCAGCTTAAGCAACCGCCCTTGAGGGGCTTTTGGTCTCTTGATGTAACTGGGAATTACCGATTGGTCTTTAGGTTTGAAAATGGTGATGTGTATGATTTGGACTTTATAGACACGCACTAA
- a CDS encoding SMP-30/gluconolactonase/LRE family protein: protein MRFSIPILFAVLLQACSTADENKIGSIERLDAELDNILDQNTPIEILADGFTWSEGPVWVEEHNMLLFSDVPKNTIYKWTNENKVEVYLAPSGFTGTETLSREPGSNGLLLDKKGNLVLCQHGDRRLAYMDAPLDNPQSNFITLADRYDGKRFNSPNDAAYYNDELYFTDPPYGLPRQDGDPTKEIPFQGVYKVSKDGAVTLLIDSLTRPNGIAFTPTGEMIVANSDGQKARWYTYTINDSTVLSGKILYDATDLVPTEKGLPDGLKIDSKGNIFATGPGGVFIFNSAGKLIGKIKLTNASANCTLSDDEKFLYVTNHMYLFKIALK, encoded by the coding sequence ATGCGATTTTCCATACCCATACTTTTTGCTGTTTTGCTACAGGCCTGTTCCACTGCTGATGAAAATAAGATCGGTTCCATTGAACGACTGGATGCTGAATTGGACAACATTCTTGACCAAAACACCCCCATTGAGATTTTGGCTGATGGTTTTACCTGGAGTGAAGGCCCGGTTTGGGTTGAGGAGCACAACATGTTGCTGTTTTCGGATGTACCGAAAAACACAATTTACAAATGGACAAACGAGAACAAAGTTGAGGTTTACCTCGCTCCCTCCGGGTTTACAGGAACAGAAACGCTTAGCAGAGAACCGGGTTCAAACGGCTTGCTACTTGATAAAAAGGGAAACCTTGTTCTTTGCCAGCATGGTGACAGGCGCTTGGCGTACATGGATGCACCGTTAGACAACCCCCAATCAAATTTTATAACCTTAGCCGATCGTTACGATGGAAAACGGTTTAATAGCCCGAATGATGCAGCTTACTACAATGATGAACTTTACTTTACCGATCCGCCCTATGGTTTGCCAAGGCAAGATGGTGATCCTACGAAAGAAATTCCGTTTCAGGGTGTGTATAAAGTAAGTAAAGATGGCGCTGTAACCCTGTTGATTGATTCACTTACAAGGCCAAACGGCATTGCCTTTACACCAACAGGCGAAATGATTGTTGCCAACTCTGACGGACAAAAAGCAAGGTGGTATACATATACAATAAACGACAGTACAGTTTTAAGTGGAAAAATACTGTATGATGCAACCGACCTGGTACCCACAGAAAAAGGTCTACCCGATGGATTAAAAATTGATAGCAAGGGAAATATTTTCGCAACCGGGCCGGGCGGAGTATTTATTTTTAATTCCGCGGGCAAGCTTATTGGTAAAATAAAACTGACAAACGCTTCTGCTAACTGCACTTTGTCTGATGATGAGAAATTTCTTTATGTTACAAATCACATGTATTTATTTAAAATAGCATTAAAATAA